The Kluyvera intermedia genome window below encodes:
- the mukF gene encoding chromosome partition protein MukF, whose translation MSEFSQTVPELVAWARKNDFAISLPVDRLSFLLAVATLNGERLEGEMTEGELVDAFRHVSDAFEQTSETIGTRANNAINDLVRQRLLNRFTSEVTEGNSIYRLTPLGIGITDYYIRQREFSTLRLSMQLSIVAGELKRAADSADEGGDEFHWHRNVYAPLKYSVAEIFDSIDLTQRIMDEQQQSVKDDIAQLLNKDWRAAISSCELLLSETSGTLRELQDTLDAAGDKLQANLLRIQDATLSHNDLHFVDRLVFDLQSKLDRIVSWGQQAIDLWIGYDRHVHKFIRTAIDMDKNRVFAQRLRQSVQNYFDAPWALTYASADRLLDMRDEEMTLRDEEVTGELPPDLEYEEFNEIREQLAALIEEQLAIYKTKQLPLDLGLVVKEYLAQYPRARHFDVARVVVDQAVRLGVANADFTGLPAIWQSINDYGAKVQAHVIDKY comes from the coding sequence ATGAGTGAATTTTCCCAGACAGTCCCCGAACTGGTTGCCTGGGCCAGGAAAAATGATTTTGCCATCTCGCTACCCGTCGACAGGCTCTCATTTTTGCTGGCTGTTGCAACGTTGAACGGTGAGCGACTGGAAGGTGAAATGACGGAAGGCGAGCTGGTGGATGCGTTCCGTCACGTCAGTGATGCGTTTGAGCAAACCAGTGAGACCATCGGGACACGCGCCAACAACGCGATTAACGACCTGGTTCGCCAACGTCTGCTGAACCGCTTTACCAGCGAAGTCACGGAAGGGAACTCTATCTATCGTCTGACGCCGTTAGGTATTGGCATCACCGACTACTATATTCGCCAGCGCGAGTTTTCCACACTGCGCCTGTCGATGCAGCTCTCAATTGTGGCAGGTGAGCTCAAACGAGCGGCTGATTCGGCGGATGAAGGTGGCGATGAATTCCACTGGCATCGCAATGTCTATGCGCCGCTCAAATATTCGGTGGCAGAAATTTTTGACAGTATCGACCTGACACAGCGCATCATGGATGAGCAGCAGCAATCGGTAAAAGACGATATTGCACAGCTGCTTAACAAAGACTGGCGCGCGGCGATTTCCAGCTGTGAACTTCTGCTGTCGGAAACCTCCGGCACCCTGCGAGAGTTACAAGATACGCTGGATGCGGCGGGCGATAAACTGCAGGCAAACCTGCTACGTATTCAGGATGCCACCCTGAGTCATAACGATTTGCACTTTGTTGACCGTCTGGTTTTCGACCTGCAAAGTAAGCTCGACCGTATTGTGAGCTGGGGCCAGCAGGCGATTGACCTGTGGATTGGCTATGACCGCCACGTGCATAAATTTATCCGTACCGCTATTGATATGGATAAAAACCGCGTCTTTGCTCAACGCCTGCGGCAGTCTGTGCAGAATTACTTCGATGCGCCATGGGCGTTGACCTATGCCAGCGCCGACCGTCTGCTGGATATGCGTGATGAAGAGATGACGTTGCGCGACGAAGAGGTCACCGGGGAACTTCCGCCGGATCTGGAATATGAAGAATTTAACGAAATCCGCGAACAGCTCGCCGCGCTGATTGAAGAACAGTTGGCCATCTATAAAACCAAACAGCTGCCGCTGGATCTCGGTCTGGTGGTGAAAGAGTACCTGGCACAATATCCACGGGCGCGTCATTTTGACGTTGCGCGCGTGGTGGTAGACCAGGCAGTACGTTTGGGCGTAGCAAACGCAGATTTCACCGGACTGCCAGCAATCTGGCAGTCGATTAATGATTACGGAGCCAAGGTACAGGCGCATGTCATCGACAAATATTGA
- the mukE gene encoding chromosome partition protein MukE encodes MSSTNIEQVMPVKLAQALANPLFPALDSALRAGRHIGLDELDNHAFLMDFQEYLEEFYARYNVELIRAPEGFFYLRPRSTTLIPRSVLSELDMMVGKILCYLYLSPERLANEGIFTQQELYDELLSLAEESKLLKLVNNRSTGSDLDRQKLQEKVRSSLNRLRRLGMVWFMGHDSSKFRITESVFRFGADVRSGDDAREAQLRMIRDGEAMPIENHLQLNDENDENQPDSGEEE; translated from the coding sequence ATGTCATCGACAAATATTGAACAAGTGATGCCGGTTAAACTGGCACAGGCCCTGGCCAACCCTCTTTTTCCTGCGCTGGATAGCGCGCTGCGTGCTGGCCGCCATATTGGTCTGGATGAGCTGGACAACCACGCCTTTTTAATGGATTTCCAGGAGTACCTGGAAGAGTTTTACGCTCGCTACAACGTGGAGCTGATTCGCGCACCGGAAGGATTTTTCTACCTGCGCCCGCGTTCCACCACGCTGATTCCGCGTTCGGTACTCTCGGAACTGGATATGATGGTCGGCAAAATCCTTTGCTACCTCTATTTGAGCCCGGAACGTCTGGCAAATGAAGGCATCTTCACCCAGCAGGAACTGTACGATGAACTGCTGTCGCTGGCTGAAGAATCCAAACTGCTGAAGCTGGTTAACAACCGTTCTACCGGTTCGGACCTCGATCGTCAGAAACTGCAAGAGAAAGTGCGCTCCTCGCTCAACCGCCTGCGCCGTCTGGGGATGGTATGGTTTATGGGCCATGACAGCAGCAAATTCCGCATCACCGAATCCGTCTTCCGTTTTGGCGCCGATGTGCGTTCAGGCGATGACGCGCGTGAAGCGCAACTGCGCATGATCCGCGATGGTGAAGCGATGCCTATCGAAAACCATCTGCAGCTCAATGACGAGAACGACGAAAATCAGCCAGATAGCGGGGAGGAAGAGTAA
- the mukB gene encoding chromosome partition protein MukB: MIERGKFRSLTLINWNGFFARTFDLDELVTTLSGGNGAGKSTTMAAFVTALIPDLTLLHFRNTTEAGATSGSRDKGLHGKLKAGVCYSVLDVMNSRNQRVVVGVRLQQIAGRDRKVDIKPFAIQGLPTSYQPTQLLTETLNDRQARVLTLQELKDKLDTIEGVQFKQFNSITDYHSLMFDLGIVARRLRSASDRSKYYRLIEASLYGGISSAITRSLRDYLLPENSGVRKAFQDMEAALRENRMTLEAIRVTQSDRDLFKHLISEATDYVAADYMRHANERRVHLDKALEYRRDLFTSRSQLAAEQFKHVEMARELNEHNGAEGDLEADHQAASDHLNLVQTALRQQEKIERYEADLDELQIRLEEQNEVVAEAAEQQEENEARAEAAELEVDELKSQLADYQQALDVQQTRAIQYTQALQALQRAKELCHLPDLTPESADEWLETFQAKEQEATEKLLTLEQKMSVSQTAHSQFEQAFKLVEAINGPLARNEAWGIARELLRDGVNQRHLAEQAQPLRSRLNELEQRLREQQEAERLLADFCKRQGKQYDIDELETLHHELEARIAALSDCVTDAREQRMTLRQEQEQLQSRISALMHRAPVWLAAQNSLSQLCEQSGEQFESSQDVTEYLQQLLEREREAIVERDEVGARKRAVDDEIERLSQPGGSEDQRLNALAERFGGVLLSEIYDDVSLEDAPYFSALYGPSRHGIVVPDLSQIAEYLEGLDDCPEDLYLIEGDPQSFDDSVFSVDELEKAVVVKIADRQWRYSRFPSVPLFGRAARESRIEILHAEREGLSERFATLSFDVQKTQRLHQAFSRFIGSHLSVAFDDDPEAEIRKLNTRRTELERALSSHESDNQQQQAQFEQAKEGVALLNRLLPRVSLLADETLADRVDEIQERLDEAQEAARFIQQHGNQLAKLEPIVSVLQSDPEQFEQLKEDFTWSQQVQREARQQAFALTEVVQRRAHFGYSDSADMLSGNSDLNEKLRQRLTLAETERSRAREAMRTHAAQVSQYSQVLASLKSSYDTKKELLNDLHKELKDIGVRADAGAEERARTRRDELHAQLSNNRARRNQLEKALTFCEAEMDNLTRKLRKLERDYLEMREQVVSAKAGWCAVMRLVKDNNVERRLHRRELAYLSADDLRSMSDKALGALRLAVADNEHLRDVLRMSEEPKRPERKIQFFVAVYQHLRERIRQDIIRTDDPVEAIEQMEIELSRLTEELTNREQKLAISSRSVANIIRKTIQREQNRIRQLNQGLQSVSFGQVNSVRLNVNVRETHSMLLTVLSEQHEQHQDLFNSNRLTFSEALAKLYQRLNPQIDMGQRTPQTIGEELLDYRSYLEMEVEVNRGSDGWLRAESGALSTGEAIGTGMSILVMVVQSWEDEARRLRGKDLSPCRLLFLDEAARLDARSIATLFELCDRLDMQLIIAAPENISPEKGTTYKLVRKVVNNHEHVHVVGLRGFAAQLPETLPGTADAS, translated from the coding sequence ATGATTGAGCGCGGTAAATTTCGTTCGCTAACGCTGATTAACTGGAACGGGTTCTTTGCCCGTACCTTTGACCTGGATGAACTGGTTACTACGCTTTCGGGCGGTAACGGTGCGGGTAAATCGACGACCATGGCGGCTTTCGTCACGGCGCTTATTCCAGACTTAACGCTGCTGCACTTCCGTAACACCACGGAAGCCGGTGCCACCAGCGGTTCACGCGATAAAGGCCTGCACGGTAAGCTGAAAGCAGGCGTGTGTTACTCGGTGCTGGACGTGATGAACTCACGCAACCAGCGCGTCGTTGTCGGCGTGCGTCTGCAACAGATCGCCGGGCGCGATCGTAAAGTCGATATCAAACCGTTCGCCATTCAGGGTCTCCCGACATCCTATCAGCCGACTCAGCTACTGACCGAAACGTTAAACGATCGTCAGGCGCGTGTGTTGACGTTGCAGGAGCTTAAAGACAAGCTCGATACCATCGAAGGCGTGCAGTTCAAGCAATTCAACTCGATTACCGACTACCACTCGTTGATGTTCGATTTGGGCATCGTGGCGCGTCGTCTGCGTTCTGCCTCCGACCGTAGCAAATACTATCGCCTGATTGAGGCCTCGCTTTACGGCGGTATCTCCAGCGCTATTACCCGCTCGCTGCGCGACTACCTGCTGCCGGAAAACAGCGGCGTGCGTAAAGCGTTCCAGGACATGGAAGCTGCGCTGCGCGAAAACCGCATGACGCTGGAGGCGATTCGCGTCACCCAGTCTGACCGCGATCTGTTTAAACATCTGATTTCTGAAGCCACCGACTACGTGGCTGCGGACTATATGCGCCACGCTAATGAGCGTCGGGTGCATCTGGACAAAGCGCTTGAGTATCGTCGCGACCTGTTCACCTCCCGCTCACAGCTGGCAGCAGAGCAGTTTAAGCACGTGGAAATGGCGCGTGAACTCAATGAACATAACGGTGCGGAAGGGGATCTGGAGGCCGATCATCAGGCTGCCAGCGACCATCTGAACCTGGTGCAAACCGCGCTGCGTCAGCAAGAAAAAATTGAACGCTATGAAGCGGATCTGGACGAGTTACAAATTCGTCTGGAAGAACAAAATGAAGTCGTGGCGGAAGCCGCAGAGCAGCAGGAAGAAAACGAAGCCCGCGCCGAAGCTGCCGAACTTGAAGTGGATGAACTGAAGAGCCAACTGGCGGACTACCAGCAGGCGCTGGACGTGCAGCAAACGCGCGCCATTCAGTACACTCAGGCGCTGCAAGCCTTGCAACGCGCCAAAGAGCTATGCCACCTGCCGGATTTAACTCCGGAAAGCGCCGATGAATGGCTAGAAACTTTCCAGGCGAAGGAACAGGAAGCGACTGAAAAACTGCTGACTTTAGAGCAGAAAATGAGTGTGTCGCAGACCGCCCACAGCCAGTTTGAACAAGCGTTCAAACTCGTTGAAGCCATCAATGGCCCGCTGGCGCGTAATGAAGCCTGGGGCATCGCGCGTGAACTGCTGCGCGATGGCGTGAATCAGCGCCATCTGGCTGAACAGGCACAGCCGCTGCGCAGCCGTTTGAACGAGCTGGAACAGCGCCTGCGCGAGCAGCAGGAAGCTGAACGTCTGCTGGCTGATTTCTGTAAACGTCAGGGTAAACAGTACGATATTGATGAGCTTGAAACCCTCCACCACGAGCTGGAAGCACGAATTGCTGCGCTAAGCGACTGCGTCACCGACGCGCGTGAGCAACGCATGACGCTGCGTCAGGAGCAAGAACAGCTGCAATCGCGTATCTCAGCGCTGATGCACCGCGCGCCGGTCTGGTTGGCCGCGCAGAACAGTTTGAGTCAGCTATGCGAACAGAGCGGCGAGCAGTTTGAATCAAGCCAGGATGTCACCGAATACCTGCAACAGCTGCTGGAGCGTGAGCGCGAAGCTATCGTTGAGCGTGACGAAGTCGGTGCGCGCAAACGTGCCGTTGACGATGAAATTGAACGCTTAAGCCAGCCGGGCGGTTCCGAAGATCAGCGCCTGAATGCCCTGGCTGAACGTTTTGGCGGCGTGCTGCTGTCTGAAATTTACGATGATGTCAGCCTTGAAGATGCACCGTACTTCTCCGCATTATATGGCCCATCGCGTCACGGTATCGTTGTGCCGGATCTGTCGCAGATTGCCGAATACCTGGAAGGTCTGGATGATTGCCCGGAAGACCTCTATCTGATTGAAGGGGATCCGCAGTCCTTCGACGACAGCGTATTTAGCGTCGATGAACTGGAAAAAGCGGTGGTGGTCAAAATTGCCGACCGTCAATGGCGTTATTCTCGCTTCCCGTCTGTACCGCTGTTTGGCCGCGCCGCCCGTGAAAGCCGTATCGAAATTTTGCATGCCGAGCGTGAAGGTCTTTCTGAACGTTTTGCTACGCTGTCGTTTGACGTCCAGAAAACTCAGCGTTTACATCAGGCATTTAGCCGCTTTATTGGTAGCCATTTGTCTGTCGCCTTTGACGATGATCCTGAAGCGGAAATTCGTAAGCTGAACACCCGTCGCACCGAGCTTGAGCGTGCGCTCAGCAGCCATGAAAGCGACAACCAGCAGCAACAGGCGCAGTTTGAGCAGGCGAAAGAGGGCGTTGCTCTGCTGAACCGTTTGCTGCCACGCGTGAGCCTGCTGGCGGATGAAACGCTGGCCGATCGTGTCGATGAAATCCAGGAACGTCTGGATGAAGCGCAAGAAGCCGCACGCTTTATCCAGCAGCACGGTAACCAGTTGGCGAAGCTGGAGCCGATTGTTTCCGTTCTGCAAAGTGACCCTGAGCAGTTTGAGCAGTTGAAAGAAGATTTTACCTGGTCACAACAGGTACAACGTGAAGCGCGTCAGCAGGCATTTGCCCTGACAGAAGTGGTGCAGCGTCGCGCCCACTTTGGCTACTCTGATTCTGCCGATATGCTCTCAGGCAACAGCGATCTGAACGAAAAACTGCGCCAGCGTTTGACGCTCGCGGAAACCGAACGTAGCCGTGCGCGTGAAGCCATGCGTACTCACGCAGCCCAGGTTAGCCAATACAGCCAGGTGCTGGCATCGCTGAAAAGTTCTTACGACACCAAAAAAGAGCTACTTAACGATCTGCATAAAGAGCTCAAGGACATTGGTGTTCGTGCCGATGCCGGAGCAGAAGAACGCGCGCGTACCCGCCGCGATGAACTGCATGCGCAGTTGAGCAATAACCGTGCGCGTCGTAACCAGCTGGAAAAAGCGCTGACCTTCTGTGAAGCGGAGATGGATAACCTGACCCGCAAACTTCGCAAGCTTGAACGTGATTATCTGGAAATGCGTGAGCAGGTGGTCAGTGCGAAAGCCGGATGGTGTGCGGTCATGCGCCTGGTGAAAGACAACAACGTCGAGCGCCGCCTGCACCGTCGCGAGCTGGCCTACCTCTCCGCAGACGATCTGCGTTCCATGTCGGATAAAGCACTGGGGGCATTACGCCTGGCGGTGGCGGACAATGAACATCTGCGCGATGTCCTGCGTATGTCGGAAGAACCGAAACGTCCGGAACGCAAAATCCAGTTCTTCGTGGCCGTTTATCAGCACCTGCGCGAGCGTATCCGTCAGGATATTATTCGTACTGACGACCCGGTTGAAGCCATCGAACAGATGGAAATCGAACTGAGCCGTCTGACTGAAGAGTTGACTAACCGTGAACAGAAGCTGGCGATCAGTTCTCGCAGCGTGGCGAACATTATTCGCAAAACCATTCAGCGCGAACAAAACCGTATTCGCCAGTTGAACCAGGGCTTGCAGAGCGTGTCGTTTGGTCAGGTCAACAGTGTCCGACTGAACGTTAACGTGCGGGAAACCCACTCCATGCTGTTGACGGTGCTGTCTGAACAACACGAACAGCACCAGGATCTGTTTAACAGCAATCGCCTGACCTTCTCGGAAGCGTTGGCTAAGCTGTATCAGCGCCTGAATCCGCAGATTGATATGGGCCAGCGTACGCCGCAGACCATTGGTGAAGAGCTGCTCGACTACCGCAGCTATCTGGAAATGGAAGTCGAGGTTAACCGTGGTTCCGACGGTTGGTTGCGTGCGGAGTCTGGCGCGCTGTCGACCGGTGAAGCTATCGGTACCGGGATGTCGATTCTGGTGATGGTGGTACAAAGCTGGGAAGATGAAGCGCGTCGTTTGCGCGGCAAAGACCTGTCACCGTGCCGCCTGCTGTTCCTTGATGAAGCGGCTCGTCTGGATGCGCGCTCCATTGCTACGTTGTTCGAGCTGTGTGACCGTCTGGATATGCAGCTGATTATCGCGGCACCGGAAAACATCAGTCCGGAGAAAGGGACAACCTACAAGCTGGTACGTAAAGTGGTCAATAACCACGAACACGTACACGTTGTTGGCCTGCGTGGCTTCGCCGCTCAGCTTCCGGAAACTTTACCGGGCACAGCGGACGCTTCCTAG